ACCCTAACCTTGTTCTCACTCTTGGGGACTGCTGGGTCACCCCAGGACCTTCTGCTTCCAGCCAGCCCCAGTGGAGCCTTCTAGTGAATGGGTAGGTGCCCCCTGTGGGAGGGTGGGGAACTGAAGGATGGCTGTTCAGTGCTAACTGGAAGGGTGTTGCTTGCCCAGGTGTCCAAACATGGGAGACAACTATTTGACCAGCTTGGTGACTGtggacagcacatctggagtggcctacccaagtcattacaagagatttgtgtttgagatgtttgcttttgtggATCCTGTAGCTCAGCAAGCCTTGGCTGAACAGGTGGGTTTTGTGGCAAAGGGGAATCCTGCCTTGTGTTTTTGCCTGATAGACTTCATGCCCTCCATTAGGCCTACGAGTATTTCTGCTGGTTGGTGGTCTATTGTGTATTCCTTTTGCTTTCTGTAgatcttcatctactgtgttgCTGCTGCCTGCTATCCCTCTGCCACAGACCCCTGTACTCAGAGCTGCTCTGTAAGAAGTGAGTAGCTTGTGGCGCCAGTTTGGCTGTGGGGTCTTTATTAGAAAATGTCATCAGTGTTTCAAATTCAGTGCCTTGTAATTGAAGCTATGCCGAGTGGTATGGAGACGGCTTCTCTCGCGGACATGGGGTGTGCAATCTGGTTAGCTGCTTGGTAAGGAGGCTTGGTGTGTGTTGCATTAAACCCTACCACTTTGTTTACAGGATCTGGCAGAGCTGCAGACAAGTTGGCACAAATTGCTTCATTCAGGAAGAATGTGCTCCTTCACAGTGGTCCTGTGCTCTTTGAGGCTGACCAGGTGCTAACTTCTAGACTGGAACAGGAAGGTAGCCATCTTGATCCTCCTACTAGAGTTGGCCAGAGTTCTGCTTGTGGCCTTGGCTGATCCTTCGTCTTCATCCTTCACTGGATGGCTTGGAAAGTAAAATGTCCTTTGTCTTCCTCCCACAGCCCCTCTTCCCACTGGATACCTGGTGCTGGGAGCTGCAACTGCAATGTTGATGGTGGTCCTTATTTTGGCTGTAGTTGCTGTGAGGCGGTTGAATGGCCCGAAAGTGaatctgaaattttaataaaGGCTCTTCATGAATGGTTGGACTCTTGTGTGCAATTTTTAAAGACTTATAAACCCGTGGTTCGGGTGTCCAAGCTCCGGCTGTTGGCTTGTTTCGGCATTCCTTGCTGGCCTCCTTTTTCTTGGTTATCccatcttttctttgtcaagtgtgTGTGTTTCCCCTGCTGGTTATCTGACAAGTGTCTGCTTATTAAACTGTGTCCGAGCTACCCTCTATCAGTGGTTTTCAAACTGAGGACACCTGAAGGGGGATGTGAAGAGGGGGAACAAGAATCCAATATGAAACCTCTATTGAAACCTAAACAAATTCAACTTTAcgctgaattttttttaaattggtattGGTGGGCTCTTCCCCAAAAAACCTTCGGGGGTTCCaatttaagtatttgcgactcgagttttcattttaaaggtGGAGAAATGCTGGCCTGTTATGAATGGATCACATGGAAGCTTTGAGCTGACATCTACCTCTTTTTGGGGCTCCTTTGTTCCTACAACaggtttcttttctcttttttttaaatccttcccCCTCTTAGTGGTGTCACAAATTGGCTTGGCATATGTGCCAGAGTGTGGCTGCTTTTGAAGGTCTGCATGGCTTGATTGGATTATAATGCAATCAGCAGGAAAGGACCACAAACATTATTAAGCTCCTTCTGTCTGATCCGCATACTATCTTTCAGCTTGGCTCATTGTCACCAACACGTGCCTATTGAACATTTAGGATGGTGTATGGCGACTACCTGTCCTTCCAAGACCACATCAAACATTTGTGAAGACCCACTCTGTAGCACAGCATTAAGGTGAGATCCTAGACTGTGCAGTCCAAGCTGTgctcttgtcacatctggactccTGTAACACTGCTGCTGGGAGTACTGGCCTGTGTTGCCGATTTTTCAGATTCCAAATGAAATGGCACCTCTAGTGTTGTGCCCTCCGTTGGTTTGTGTCACACCACTTTAGGTTGCTACATTTTGGTTTCCTTCAGTAGTGGATATCCATTTAAATTGATTGTCGACGGCACAGTCAGTGGCTCATATACAGAGTGTTCCCCAAAAACCTCAAAACTCTAAAGAATTGTAAGTGAAATGTTCAGTATGATCCACTTATGTTTTCCAAGTCTTGTTTAGAGCAAATGTAGCTTTGCTTTGAGCAATCAAAATCCCCCTGTTAATGCTTTTTGTCAAGTGTTTGACTGCGCAATAATCTGGGGTGGGTGGGAACAAAAATTGGGGTCCCTCTTGGAGTTTCAGGTGAGTCATCCATGTATATTACAGGGGGAAAATGGTAGGCACTGGGACATAGGTGATGATGTGCAGGCTTATCGTCTTTATTGTATTGTTTCCGCCCTTCGTTTTCTTAATACCCTAATAAAGAAGGTCATCACGATCCTGGAGCCTTTCCAGCAAACCACGGGCGCAAAGCTACGGTGTGCAAATCTGTTCATCTAACATCCAGATTACAATGGCACCATGAACACAGGAAACCCTGAAGCTGTGTGGGCTCACATCCCACTTTTGTGACCCCAAGCAAGTGCCTTTACCTGCCTGAGCTCCATCTGGAAAATTCCCTATGTGACACTAAAAATGGCATCGCTACCGTTTGCACATGATAGGCTCTTTGTAGTGCTGGGTAAACTAAGTCTCGTTaagctttgaggctttctttctatttgtaaCGAAAAAGATTCGAAGCCTCAGCCCAAgtttagttttgcctttttatattcgtTTTCATTTCTATATTCTGACATAACTTGGAAATTCAttctagttttagttttcctttgtgtatttttagtttttattttacaaattttttttaatatttttagtttttgaaattAAGCTACGGTTAATGAGCTACAAAGGACGTTTAGTTTTTGTGTCccaatgagacagaactgtacacttagcAGGTTTGGatttaatatgagtttaatgttcgTGGAAGCTTGTTACACTACACAACAgactttactatttggttttgtttttgtcttgttaaatattttctatgtcatttgtgctgaacaaatctgcgctGCCCATCCTCGAAacaccaccttatcgtggtggaggtgTTTGCATGTctcaatgatcctaggagctctgttgtccgggtagggtcacccaagccaaactggtcctaggtgagggatgagacagagtggttcagtaaacctcctatgaagaacaaacatTGGACAACGTTTTCTTTCACCTGGACACGTGTcactggagccaggcctggaggtggggctcgatggcaagcgcctggtgcccgggcctgcacccatgtgGGGCTGGGCCgagcacagcccgaagaggcaacgtgggtcctccttcccatgggctcaccacctatgggatttgccaaggaggtcaggtgcagtgtgagttgggtggtggccgaaggcgggggaccttggcggtctgatcctctggctcttgggatgtggaatgtcacctctctgaaggggaaggggcctgagctagtgcgcaaggtcgagaggttccgactagatatagtcgggctcaccttgaTCCAGAGCATGGACTGTGGAaacaatctccttgagaggggctggactttcTATCACTCTAGAGTTGCCCCCGGTAAGAGGCGCTGAgagggtgtgggcatacttattgcccccctaCTTGGAgtctgttcattggggtttaccttGCTGGACGAGAGGGTAGCTTCCCTctgcctttgggtggggggataggtcctaactgttgtttgtgtgtatgcgccgaccagcagtttggagtacccaccctttttggagtccctgcagggggtgctagagggcataccttctggggactcccttaaACTGCTGGAAGATTTccatgctcacgtgggcaatgacagtgagaactggaagggcgtgattgggaggaatgggcctcccgagcggtgttttgttattggacttctgtgctcgtcacagattgtccataacgaacaccatgttcaagcataagggtgttcatatgtgcacttggtaccaggacaccctaggcctcaggtcgatgatcaactttgtggtcgtgttgtcagacttgcggccacatgtcttggacactcggatgaagagaggggcggagctatcaattgatcaccacctggtggtgagttggcttcgatggtgggggaggatgccagtcaggcctggtaggcccaaacgtgtttgtgagggtctgctgggaatgtctggtagagtcccctgtcagaagtagcttcaactcccatctccggcagaacttcgaccacgtcccgagggaggtgggggacattgaatccgaatgggccatgttctgtacctctattgttgaggcggctgaccggagctgtcgTAAGGTGGCGGTAATCGCCGTAACCGAACGCT
The nucleotide sequence above comes from Polypterus senegalus isolate Bchr_013 unplaced genomic scaffold, ASM1683550v1 scaffold_718, whole genome shotgun sequence. Encoded proteins:
- the LOC120522279 gene encoding zona pellucida sperm-binding protein 4-like is translated as MNRTDPNLVLTLGDCWVTPGPSASSQPQWSLLVNGCPNMGDNYLTSLVTVDSTSGVAYPSHYKRFVFEMFAFVDPVAQQALAEQIFIYCVAAACYPSATDPCTQSCSVRRSGRAADKLAQIASFRKNVLLHSGPVLFEADQVLTSRLEQEAPLPTGYLVLGAATAMLMVVLILAVVAVRRLNGPKVNLKF